In the Helianthus annuus cultivar XRQ/B chromosome 11, HanXRQr2.0-SUNRISE, whole genome shotgun sequence genome, one interval contains:
- the LOC118483922 gene encoding protein NO VEIN-LIKE-like, with protein MKNQYGQFNLWESSATKGVPKRSVRPSSSSQSNRSQNPPKSISSRANKSKMQYVIKRVDLNVPTTDDAESLHASKCLNHEGHDGTNAVNSVDAEHGLVDQDGFLGHGGTNAVDTIIVEHDLVDQDGFLGFNQKDQLSHGRVNVKQASLTGRRGEELAFNYYKNMGIKVVKWVNECSETWLPYDIEVCDDENRKEYIEVKTTDSKTKDWFEISVREWQFAVKKGDSFSIARFVLLGDKRARVTVFKNPARLCQLGQLKLAVLMSEKQKDEFVLC; from the coding sequence ATGAAGAACCAGTATGGTCAATTCAATCTATGGGAGTCATCAGCTACGAAAGGTGTTCCTAAAAGATCCGTTAGGCCCAGTTCATCATCCCAAAGTAACAGAAGCCAGAATCCCCCTAAATCCATTTCCTCGCGTGCTAATAAATCGAAGATGCAATATGTAATTAAGCGAGTTGATCTAAATGTACCAACTACTGATGATGCAGAAAGTCTACATGCTTCTAAGTGTTTGAACCATGAGGGTCATGATGGAACCAACGCGGTTAATTCAGTCGATGCTGAACATGGTTTGGTTGACCAAGATGGTTTTTTGGGTCACGGGGGAACAAACGCGGTTGACACGATCATTGTTGAACATGATTTGGTTGACCAAGATGGGTTTTTGGGTTTTAACCAGAAGGACCAGCTTTCACATGGCCGAGTCAATGTGAAACAGGCGTCTCTTACAGGGAGACGAGGTGAGGAACTGGCTTTTAACTACTATAAAAACATGGGTATCAAAGTTGTGAAATGGGTAAATGAATGTAGTGAAACTTGGCTACCATATGATATTGAAGTTTGTGATGATGAAAACCGGAAGGAATACATTGAAGTCAAAACAACTGATTCTAAAACAAAGGACTGGTTTGAGATATCAGTTAGAGAGTGGCAGTTTGCAGTTAAGAAAGGTGACTCTTTTAGCATAGCCCGTTTTGTTTTGTTGGGTGATAAAAGGGCTCGAGTTACTGTATTTAAGAATCCGGCTAGGCTTTGTCAGCTCGGTCAACTAAAACTGGCTGTATTGATGTCAGAGAAGCAGAAGGATGAGTTTGTTCTTTGTTGA
- the LOC110888048 gene encoding ABC transporter G family member 11 has translation MVRNGQTGGSQSILQGVTGYAIPGELLAIMGPSGSGKSTLLDALAGRLDPKTRKSGDILINGIKRALAYGTSAYVTQDDTLITSLTVRESVYYSAQLQLPDSMSKTEKKEIAEMTIKEMGLQDSMDTRIGGWGAKGLSGGQKRRVCICIEILTRPKLLFLDEPTSGLDSAASYYVMSRIARLDQHHGRTIIASIHQPSSEVFRLFHNLCLLSYGRTIYFGKTSYANEFFALNGFPCPNFQNLSDHFLRTINKDFDEDIEQGSAERIATEEVINILIDSYKSSTTYQEVNSNITEICEKGDAAHDNIKDHANFSTQSLVLTKRSFVNMHRDLGYYWLRLAIYLALSLGLGTLYYKVGSSYSSVEARSSMLMFVASFLTFMAIGGFPSFVEDMKVFERERLNGHYSTGAFVIANTLSSIPYLLLVSVIPGTLAYYLAGLRDGLDHFAYYTSVLFSCMLVVESLMMIVASIVPNYLMGIIVGAGIQGLMILGGGFFRLPNDLPYPFWKYPLFYIGFHKYAYQGLFKNEFEGVMYVYKEAGVQKVIDGEYILREKWQVEMGYSKWTDLLIIFGMVVVCRVLFCVIIMIAEKVKSGLMAVVFCMPEKKKGQVMINPFATPSH, from the exons GAAGACTAGATCCCAAGACTAGGAAGAGTGGTGATATTTTAATTAATGGAATCAAGAGAGCTCTAGCATATGGGACTTCG GCTTATGTGACACAAGATGATACATTGATCACATCACTTACGGTCCGTGAAAGTGTCTACTATTCAGCGCAGCTTCAACTGCCAGACTCCATGTCTAAAACCGAGAAGAAGGAGATAGCGGAAATGACCATAAAAGAGATGGGTCTTCAAGATTCAATGGACACGAGGATCGGAGGGTGGGGAGCTAAAGGCCTGAGTGGAGGCCAGAAGAGACGAGTTTGCATATGTATCGAGATCTTAACTCGTCCTAAGCTTCTCTTTCTTGATGAACCAACAAGCGGTCTTGATAGTGCTGCTTCATACTATGTGATGAGCAGGATTGCAAGGCTTGATCAACACCACGGAAGGACCATCATTGCATCAATTCATCAGCCATCCAGTGAAGTATTTCGGCTTTTTCATAATCTTTGCCTTCTTTCTTATGGAAGAACAATTTACTTTGGCAAGACGAGCTATGCAAATGAA TTTTTCGCTTTGAATGGCTTCCCTTGCCCAAATTTCCAGAATTTATCTGATCACTTTCTTAGAACAATAAATAAGGATTTTGATGAG GACATTGAACAAGGTTCAGCTGAAAGGATAGCTACAGAGGAAGTTATTAATATCTTAATAGATTCTTACAAGTCATCTACTACTTACCAAGAAGTTAACAGTAACATAACCGAAATCTGCGAGAAG ggtgatGCAGCACATGATAATATTAAGGACCATGCTAACTTCTCAACCCAATCTCTTGTACTCACGAAGAGGTCTTTCGTCAACATGCATCGTGATCTTGGCTACTACTGGTTGCGCCTCGCTATATACTTAGCATTGTCCTTAGGTCTTGGAACACTCTACTATAAAGTTGGGTCCAGTTATAGTTCAGTTGAG GCTAGAAGTTCGATGCTAATGTTTGTGGCTTCATTCTTAACATTCATGGCCATAGGGGGGTTCCCCTCATTTGTGGAGGACATGAAAGTATTCGAACGTGAAAGATTAAATGGACATTACTCAACCGGGGCTTTTGTTATAGCAAACACCCTATCTTCAATTCCATACTTGTTACTAGTATCCGTGATTCCAGGGACATTAGCATACTACCTAGCAGGACTTCGTGACGGATTGGATCACTTTGCATACTACACATCGGTACTATTTTCTTGTATGTTGGTAGTTGAGAGCCTTATGATGATCGTCGCAAGCATAGTTCCGAATTATTTAATGGGAATCATAGTAGGTGCGGGGATTCAAGGCCTCATGATTCTAGGTGGTGGGTTCTTTCGCTTACCCAATGATTTACCTTACCCGTTTTGGAAATACCCTCTATTTTACATTGGATTTCACAAGTATGCCTATCAAGGACTGTTCAAGAACGAGTTTGAAGGGGTAATGTATGTCTATAAAGAAGCCGGGGTGCAAAAAGTTATCGATGGAGAATATATATTAAGGGAGAAATGGCAAGTTGAAATGGGTTATTCAAAGTGGACTGATTTGTTGATAATATTTGGGATGGTGGTGGTTTGTAGGGTTTTGTTTTGTGTTATAATCATGATCGCTGAGAAGGTTAAGTCTGGTTTAATGGCTGTGGTGTTTTGTATGCCAGAGAAGAAGAAAGGGCAAGTGATGATCAATCCATTTGCCACACCTTCTCATTAA